In Oryza sativa Japonica Group chromosome 3, ASM3414082v1, one DNA window encodes the following:
- the LOC4332889 gene encoding eudesmanediol synthase: protein TIIYILIDAGCEERMRARAERLAGEVRRRMFAAGGGNGDGEGGVTMSVAEAATLVDTLERLGLDGHFRHEIGVLLGRLRREEADFAGSDDDLYTVALRFRLLRQHGVWVSAGTCVRDKFRDGTCSFSSSLRDDPRGLLSLYNAAHMAAPVEIALDDIIAFARCHLEALSMEGELKSPLAEQVSRAPDIPLPRFPRRLETMSYLVEYEQEDEHDDMLLELARLEFELTRCLHLEELKALSLWWRELYESVKLSYARDRLVESYFWTCGVFHEEEYSRARIMFAKVFGLLSLMDDTYDVHATLEECYKLNEAIQRWDEGAISILPEYLRMFYIKLLSNFDELEASLEPHEKFRVSYAKNAFKLSSEYYLREAKWSNTKYTPSFAEHLEVSVMSSGFPMLAPVVLMGVHDDAAVATAAAFEWATAAGVPDVVIAASGEVARFLNDIASHRVGKNEKDVPSSVESYMAEHGVGEEAALAAVAAMAEHGWRTINRALMEMDPGLLPAARLIVNLTRTLEVIYLGGRDGYTFGGDIKGLVVSLFLDPVAVIRI from the exons acgatcatatatatattaattgatGCAGGTTGTGAGGAGCGGATgagggcgcgggcggagcggctcGCCGGGGAGGTGCGCCGCAGGatgttcgccgccggcggcggcaacggcgacggcgagggcggagTTACGATGAGCGTGGCCGAAGCGGCGACGCTGGTGGACACGCTCGAACGCCTCGGACTAGATGGGCACTTCCGGCACGAGATTGGTGTGCTGCTGGGGCGTCTCCGCCGCGAGGAGGCGGATTTTGcaggcagcgacgacgacctGTATACTGTTGCCCTTCGGTTTCGTCTGCTTAGGCAGCATGGGGTCTGGGTATCTGCAGGTAC ATGTGTTCGCGACAAGTTCAGAGATGGTACATGTAGTTTCAGCTCAAGCCTACGTGATGACCCGAGGGGCTTGCTGAGCCTGTACAACGCAGCTCACATGGCAGCACCTGTAGAGATCGCCCTAGACGACATCATCGCCTTCGCGAGGTGCCACCTCGAGGCCCTGTCCATGGAAGGCGAGCTCAAATCGCCATTGGCTGAGCAGGTCTCCCGCGCCCCGGACATCCCACTCCCACGGTTCCCAAGGCGGCTCGAGACCATGAGCTACCTCGTCGAGTATGAGCAAGAGGACGAACACGACGACATGCTGCTGGAGCTCGCGAGGCTAGAATTCGAGCTCACGAGGTGTCTTCACCTTGAGGAGCTCAAGGCTCTCTCCTT GTGGTGGAGAGAGCTTTACGAGAGCGTGAAGCTGAGCTATGCTCGAGATCGCCTAGTGGAGTCCTACTTCTGGACATGCGGCGTGTTCCATGAGGAGGAATACTCTCGTGCCCGGATCATGTTTGCCAAGGTATTTGGATTGCTGTCCCTGATGGATGATACCTATGACGTCCATGCTACCTTGGAGGAGTGCTATAAGCTCAATGAAGCTATACAGAG ATGGGACGAGGGCGCGATTTCTATTCTGCCAGAATATTTGCGCATGTTTTACATCAAGCTGCTGAGCAACTTTGACGAGTTGGAGGCTAGCTTAGAACCACACGAGAAGTTCCGCGTGTCCTACGCCAAAAATGCG TTTAAGCTGTCGTCTGAATACTACCTCCGTGAGGCCAAATGGTCGAACACCAAGTACACGCCGAGCTTCGCCGAGCACCTGGAGGTGTCCGTCATGTCGTCGGGCTTCCCGATGCTGGCGCCGGTGGTGCTGATGGGCGtgcacgacgacgccgccgtggcgaccgcggcggcgttcgagtgggccaccgccgccggcgtccccgACGTGGTCATCGCCGCcagcggcgaggtggcgcgCTTCCTCAACGACATCGCGTCCCACCGCGTGGGGAAGAACGAGAAGGACGTGCCGAGCTCGGTGGAGAGCTACATGGCGGAgcacggcgtcggcgaggaggccgccctcgcggcggtggcggcgatggcggagcaCGGGTGGAGGACGATCAACCGGGCGTTGATGGAGATGGACCCCGggctgctgccggcggcgcggctcatCGTGAACCTGACGAGGACGCTGGAGGTGATCTACCTTGGTGGCAGGGACGGTTACACCTTCGGCGGCGACATCAAGGGCCTCGTCGTCAGCCTCTTCCTTGATCCGGTCGCCGTTATACGTATTTGA